The stretch of DNA TCGTGGAACCTACCGGCACCCAGGCCACAACACCATGAACTGCATGCGGATAATTAACTCGATCGACCCTAAACCACACACGACGACTAGGTAGAACGACACGGATCTGGTCGCCAAGGCCTAGCTAAGCTTCAGTACTAGTAGCAGCAATTTATTCTCCAGACATGGGACTCCTCACACGGCAGACGTACGTCGACAGACACACGGGCCAGGGCGCTTCAGTTCGTTCAGTGGATCCTGCACGCAGACGAAGAAGAGAGCTCATGCATGTCAAAACTGCAAGATTTATCCAAGGAGAGATGGAAACATGTAGAGTACGTAGTATATATGTATGCATGGGCTTTGTGGAGACGTACGAGTTGCAGTCGACGCTAGGGCTGATCTTGTAGGGGAGGGCGACGTTGCACTTGGAGgggagcgcggcggcgcgggTGATGTAGGGCCCGCCGGAGGCGCCGTTGGCGACGTTCTTGAGGCAGCCGCAGATGGTGCGGCGGTCGGGGCTGTTGTTGGCCTCGGCCAGCAGGTTCTGGATGCCGGTGCAGCAGCCCCGGGCCGGCGACCCGCCCTGCTGCACGTACTGCAGGCACGGCATCAGCGTGCTGTACACCGTGGAGCAGGATATGGCGTGCACCGTCGCCGGCGGCGCCACCAGCATCGCCGCGAGCACCATCGCCAGCACCAGTGCCGCGCCCCTCGTAGCCGCCATGCCGACTGGACTGAAGTGAGCTACGCCGCTAGATTAGCTTGTGAGTGGATGAGTGTAGTGTGAGTGCCGCTGGCTTGAGTGTGTGTGTGGGTGGAGAGAGTGAGGGCTCTAGCAGggtttatatacaggggaggggaGAGACCGAAGCTAGTAGGATTGCTTTACTTCTGCTGGGGTGGTTGTGGGTTGAGGGTGCATTTAGGAGGTGAGTTAAGAGCGCGGCTGGTAGATGGTCGTGTGGTTACCGGTTAGTCTCTGCCTCTTTGGACTCGAGTGTAGGAGGGGTGTCCCGGTGAGATTCTTGGTTTCTACTTACATGACATTTTTACTTTTGAAACTGTTTACTTTTATATACTCGTTCTGAAGCTGGATTGGTGCTGGACTTTGTGATTTGCAGTATCGTTTGAGTAATGAGCTTTTTTCCCGCGAGGCTTTGAGGAGGCGTGCATGGGTGGTTATAGACGGTTTCTTTTTTCCTCCAATTTGGTTTTGCTTAGGTGTTAATTTCCAATCTGGATCGGCACCTATATGAATAAAAGACGGATCATATGCACCCTAATTAACATTTTAAAATAGGTAACAGGTGAAATAATATCATGTTCAAACTCtacacatttttctaataaaatccatatataacatgttaaatGTAGAGTTACAGTTAAAGATATGGATACTTTTAATAAGTGAAATATGACTTCAAACTCGACTATAGGTTAATTAACAGAAACATTAGGGGGGGGGGGTATGCAAAAACAGAAAATCTAACTTAAAACTGGACCACATGTTGATTAAGAAAAACAGAAGAGGGTTTTCTGCAAAAGCAAAAATTTGCATAAAGGCTGGACTACATGCTCATTCTCGAATAATGCaagtttttttttgcaaaacatgtgaTAGTAGAAGCTCACATGCTTCCGGGGATCCTAGGTCCCATGATCGCCGATCCAATGGACATGATCAAGAGGACACAATTTCCCATGGTAAATGTTGAAAAATGTGTGATCGCCCCGTCCGTCGCCCCCTCGCGTCGCCTTCCCTGGGCGACGCCAGGGGCTCCAAACCCTAGTGCCCCCAAGCCCCTCCCTTCTCCTCTCCTGCCGCCGGCCAAGTCCGCGGTGGCGGCGGGCCCAACGCCAGAGCGCTAGGGCGGGTGGTGTGCTGCGAGATCTCCCGGAGGCGGCAATGGCGACTCCGGTGTTggatctgaaggaaatatgccctagaggcaataataaagttgttatttatatttccttatatcatgataaatgtttattattcatgctagaattgtattaaccagaaacttgatacatgtgtggatacatagacaaaacaccgtgtccctagtaagcctctactagactagctcgttaatcaaagatgattaagttttctaaccatggacatgtgttgtcatttgatgaacgagatgacatcattaggagaatgatgtgatggacaagacccatccgttagcttagcatattgatcgttcagttttattgctattgctttcttcatgtcaaatacatattccttcgactatgagattatgcaactcccggataccgaagaaataccttgtgtgatatcaaacgtcacaatgtaactgggtgattataaagatgctctacaggtatctccgaaggtgtttgttgggttggcatatatcaagattaggatttgtcgctccgagtatcagagaggtatctctgggccctctcggtaatacacatcatgataagccttgcaagcaatgtgaccaatgagttagttacgggatgatttATTACGGAAcgggtaaagagacttgtcggtaacgagattgaactaggtatgaagataccgacgatcgaatctcgggcaactaacataccgatgacagaggaaataacgtatgttgtcattacggtatgaccgataaagatcttcgtagaatatgtgggaaccaatatgagcattcaggttccgctgttgtttattgaccggagaggtgtctcggtcatgtctacatagttctcgaacccgtagggtccgcacgcttaacgttcgatgacgattttgtatgagatttggtgaccgaatgttgttcggagtcctgaatgagatcacggacatgatgaggagtcttgaaatgatcgagaggtaaagattcatatattggacaATAGTATTTGGACACCAAAAATGTTCCaggggtaccgggtacgtatcgggtcaccgaaaggggttccgggcaacccccgacaagctatatgggcctaatgggccaagagaggAACATACCAGCCGCAAAGTGGATGGTGCGCCCCCTATAGACCgaataggaggagaaggaaaggaagggaagggagaaggacaAGGGAGGATTCgacctccccctttccttcccctccccctctctttccttccccctccgacacttatggaaggggggaggccgacttgtgggaggcgcccaagtaggattactcctacttggggcaccccttgcagcccctctccctctcccacctatatatatgtgggggggacaccgctagaacacacaacattgaTTCCTAACCGTGTGCGGCACCCggctccacagtttacgcctccggtcatattgtcatagtgcttaggcgaagccctacatggatcacttcaccatcaccgtcgtgctgatgaaactctctctcgacactttgttggatcaagagttcgagggacgtcatcaagctgaacgtgtgcagaactcggaggtgtcgtacgttcggtgcttgattggtcggaacgagaagaagttcgactacatcaactgcgttgtcaaacgctttcgttttcggtctacgagggtacgtagacacactctccccctctcgttgctatgcatctcctagatagatcttgcgtgagcgtaagATAATTTTTAAATTGCATGCCACGTTACCCAACAGGATCCGCGAGCAGCAGGTAGGGCGGTGGCCCTTGCCTGTGCGGCGGCAGCCAGATCCATGGCTAGCATGGTGCTCTTCCCCTCGGTGGAGTTCGTGCCTGGAGATGGGTGGCGATGGAAGCCACGGATCTGGCGTCCCGTCCAGGTCCGCCCCGGCGTGGTTTTTTCCAACCGACGGTGCGTGGAGGGACCGATGAGGGTCGGCTGGAGGATCCCTACCGGCATGCCGACGGCGGCTTTCGTCTTCACGGCGAGGATCCGTACGGTTCCAACCAGCTGCAAGATAAGGGGGCGCGACTTCCGGTGAACATCGCGCCGATTGCGGTCATGACGGACGATGGCGGCATCTGTGATGTTGTTCCCTTCTCGAGGCATCATTGTTACAGTTCATGTCACCCCACTCGTGATGCTCCGGGGGAAACCTCGGATCTGGGTTGAATCGGATGATGATGGCATCTTCGACGTCGTTATCACTCCTGGGGGCATCGTTTTGGAGTAAGTGCTGGCTGAAGGGGACAAGAGGAGGAGCGGTGTTACATCTACCGCAAGGCCGATGGTGAATCCTGACGGCATGGCGCTGCGGAGGTTCCACGACGGGCGCGTGTGGACGGATACGTGCATGATGGTGGCGTTGTTTGGCGCCATGGTGGCGTCGACGACGGGCCAGGCAAGGTTGATCCGTCAGTTCCTGCTGTGGAGATGGACCGGTGAAAGATGGCGTCGGTAGCCTCTGAGAGTGTGCTGGTCCAGTGTGTGGCCCAGTCTTGGTATGTGGCTGGACTGGGGCAtccggctttagatgttaggctttgGTGTGATGTCTGTTTGTTATTTGACTCTGACATTCAGCACCCCTTCATTAAGGGGATAGGAGTAGCAACAAGTGTTGCCTAGATGGTGGCTTCAGGCTCACTGATGTATTACTTTGCATGATCAttatgaataattaataaaatagccgcatgcatcgtccagatgcagagaCCGGAGGTATATCCTCGTTTTCAAAAAAAGACATGATCAAAGATACCGAGCTTAGTTTTCCAACAAATCAAACATTGCACCTTAACTTTTAAGGAATTCTAGAAAACGATTAATTCTACTTTATATTCTAAGATGCAAAGAATTGTCCAATTAATTAGCATGATACTAAAAAAACATTGTAATACGATTTTCAAATGTCGCCATGGAATGGCCACGTAGGGCACCACAACTACGAGCACACTGAATGCAAGAGTTGTCGGAATTATTGTTGCCATCACTCCTCCACAAGCCAGTAACTCTGACTTCACCGTAAACAACCACAAATGAAGCTTTCTTAGCAACTGGATGTATGAAGCCCACACTTGTCCATTCCAAATATCCGACCACACACCAACAATTAGACAACTCCAATTTTTTAGGCGAGCCGCGAAGGAAAGTATACAAGTCCCACGCCGAGAAGATCGTCGAACCATTCGTCGTCTGTCATTGGCAACATCTGTAAACGCCACAACAACTGTGACTGTCCAATAATAGTACAAAGCATAGAAACCAATTGGACACACCAAATAACCGACTACCAAAACCTTGTCGCGACACAAAAACCGCTCGGCCCCATCATAGTTGCCATACTAGCCGCTATCACATAAACCATACACATCCGGGCAGGCACCTTGAAACTGTGAGGACATACATTTTGAGCCGAGGGAAAGCGTGTATGGGATTCAAATGCTTCAAGATGGCTTCCCAAGGAGAGAGACGGTGTGGGAACGATAATGTCGTCTGATCATACAACCATGATCTTAGGCCTTCAGCCAAAGACATGACCCGAGGGTGGGAGAGGTTGGAAAGCTCCACGATGACCCCAAAAGAACGACACTAGAGGGCATCACATCGTCGGAGCCGACAAAGGCCAAGCAAGCCTTCATCTAGAGCAGTAAAAAAAATTCATAGTTTTATTCAACGCTTTCTGCTGTAAATTCCGTTGGCTCTCACTTATTTGGGGATGGAGAGAGTACAAGGTTTGATACGAAGCTAAGCATATACGAATTGTACGAGATAGCGTCATGACAAACAAGGACCTCCACCCCACTGAGTGCACGGTAGAAGgattaggccaactccaccgcgcgaccctatcCTGTCCGGCCCCGTCCATTTAGAGTAAAGGGATAAAAAAACGGTCCAGCGCGTGGGAGCAAACGGACTTTTGTCTGCTTTGTGTCCGCTTTCGACCCATTCCCGGCCCAAACTTGCGCCGcttttggggtgaaacggacacCACGTGGACACGCGGGTCGTCTGCGCGTGTCCTCCCCTGGCCCGCCCGTCGGTGGCACAAGACGGGTCTTTTTCTATCCGCCCCCCTCCCTCCCTTCGGCCGCACCCCCTCCACTCTTCCCCACTCTTCCcgtcgctgccgccgccgccgctgccattgCAGCCGTGCAGTTCGGACGCGAGCTCGCCCAACT from Triticum urartu cultivar G1812 chromosome 3, Tu2.1, whole genome shotgun sequence encodes:
- the LOC125548765 gene encoding non-specific lipid-transfer protein 2B-like; this encodes MAATRGAALVLAMVLAAMLVAPPATVHAISCSTVYSTLMPCLQYVQQGGSPARGCCTGIQNLLAEANNSPDRRTICGCLKNVANGASGGPYITRAAALPSKCNVALPYKISPSVDCNSIH